A portion of the Desulfosoma caldarium genome contains these proteins:
- a CDS encoding ABC transporter substrate-binding protein, with product MKRLVLSLIAVSLLAVPAFSGAAEKKLIVGSKEFTEQRILGQMMIALLEANGFKCEDSTGLGGTMVARRALESGQIDIYMEYTGTALLTLLKHKQPITDPAQCYDVVKKEDLEKNGLVWLPMMNFNNTYCIMMRRADAEAKGIKTISDLAAYVKAHPDEVTFGLNAEFYARPDGYRPLQKKYDFRFPPDKIIKMDSGLVYKALRDGKVNVSMGFSTDGRIAGFDFVVLEDDLNYFPVYNPAPVVRKETAQKYPELENIFAKLAEKLNTEEMTKLNYRVDVEHVDAMVAAKEWLKAQGLI from the coding sequence ATGAAAAGATTGGTCTTATCCTTAATTGCTGTGAGTTTACTGGCCGTCCCCGCTTTCAGCGGTGCGGCGGAAAAGAAGCTCATCGTCGGGTCCAAGGAATTTACCGAGCAGCGTATTCTCGGGCAGATGATGATTGCCCTTTTGGAAGCCAATGGTTTCAAATGTGAAGACAGCACCGGTCTTGGTGGAACCATGGTGGCCCGAAGGGCATTGGAGTCCGGCCAAATCGACATCTACATGGAATACACGGGAACGGCACTTCTTACTCTACTCAAGCACAAGCAACCCATCACGGACCCCGCACAGTGCTATGACGTGGTGAAGAAAGAGGATCTGGAAAAGAACGGTCTGGTGTGGCTGCCGATGATGAATTTTAACAACACGTACTGCATCATGATGCGCCGCGCAGATGCCGAAGCCAAAGGCATCAAGACCATTTCTGATCTTGCGGCCTATGTGAAGGCGCATCCGGATGAGGTGACTTTCGGTCTGAACGCTGAATTTTACGCCCGTCCCGACGGCTACCGGCCTCTACAGAAAAAATACGATTTTCGTTTTCCCCCCGACAAGATCATAAAGATGGATAGCGGATTGGTCTACAAGGCCCTTCGTGACGGAAAAGTGAATGTGTCCATGGGATTTTCCACAGACGGCCGTATCGCAGGCTTTGACTTCGTCGTTTTGGAAGACGATCTGAACTACTTTCCCGTCTATAACCCGGCGCCTGTGGTGCGAAAGGAAACGGCGCAAAAGTATCCGGAACTGGAAAACATTTTCGCCAAACTGGCTGAGAAGTTGAACACGGAAGAAATGACCAAGCTCAACTATCGGGTGGATGTGGAGCATGTCGACGCGATGGTTGCCGCAAAGGAGTGGCTCAAGGCCCAAGGGCTGATCTAA
- a CDS encoding sarcosine oxidase subunit gamma SoxG — protein MAWRRQRVSPVDFAVRPAETVTRDGWTVVVRFEKEAQGPWIIDLSHRPKWDLQSAAIDEQNPWGLQIPKAPGDCVVENGLVVCRMNPMQAFLWDLGHKASGHPSVDGVTELTDGLCLLGFLGHGIQKIMEKLSPLDLQAPSKSGPYLIQGPVGSVPCQVVVFQQFDPMVAAVAFSRGYGQSMAEAFLAAGREIGLRPGGELRFLNWLNGAAGRNETASRYRQSSMFAH, from the coding sequence ATGGCATGGAGACGGCAACGGGTTTCTCCAGTTGATTTCGCGGTGCGCCCTGCGGAGACGGTGACGCGGGACGGCTGGACGGTGGTGGTGCGTTTTGAAAAGGAAGCGCAAGGACCGTGGATTATCGATTTGAGCCACCGGCCTAAATGGGACCTTCAGAGCGCCGCCATCGATGAACAAAATCCGTGGGGACTTCAGATCCCGAAGGCTCCCGGCGATTGCGTCGTGGAAAACGGATTGGTCGTATGCCGTATGAACCCAATGCAGGCCTTTTTGTGGGACCTGGGGCACAAGGCCTCGGGCCACCCTTCGGTAGACGGGGTGACGGAGCTAACCGACGGGCTATGTCTTCTGGGGTTTCTTGGGCACGGCATCCAAAAGATCATGGAAAAACTCTCTCCGCTCGATCTTCAAGCTCCATCGAAAAGTGGGCCTTATCTCATTCAGGGTCCTGTGGGATCCGTTCCGTGTCAGGTTGTCGTGTTTCAGCAATTTGACCCCATGGTGGCGGCCGTTGCGTTTTCGAGAGGCTACGGCCAATCCATGGCGGAAGCCTTTTTGGCTGCGGGACGGGAAATCGGGCTGCGGCCCGGCGGTGAACTCCGGTTTCTCAACTGGCTAAACGGTGCCGCCGGCCGGAATGAGACCGCCTCGCGGTATCGACAGAGCTCGATGTTTGCGCATTGA
- a CDS encoding betaine/proline/choline family ABC transporter ATP-binding protein (Members of the family are the ATP-binding subunit of ABC transporters for substrates such as betaine, L-proline or other amino acids, choline, carnitine, etc. The substrate specificity is best determined from the substrate-binding subunit, rather than this subunit, as it interacts with the permease subunit and not with substrate directly.): protein MIELQRVTKIYPGSNHPAVDGVTCTIPEGEICIFIGPSGCGKTTLMRMINRLVPITSGKILVGGKDIYTMDPVSLRRRIGYVIQEIGLFPNMTVRDNIAVVPKLLGWPKQKIDDRVDELLNLVNMPPDLFRFRYPRELSGGQAQRVGVARAMAADPPYMLMDEPFGAIDPINRAVLQDEFLKIQEKLKKTIIFVTHDIDEAIKMGDRICLLRDGRLEQYGTPDELLSNPKNDFVKNFVGTDRALKRLNLLKVEEAMLRDPIRCHVNDKTTDILRYMEREKLNYVIITDENDVLRGYVSRRDVADYQGPVEKVVRPMSLTVPPSCNLKDALSKMLQNDLGILCVVDEKKRLLGVLDPKTLFQTMDNTYDEKGGDEDRFATEDRWHERIG from the coding sequence GTGATTGAATTACAGCGGGTAACCAAGATCTATCCAGGTTCGAATCACCCCGCCGTGGACGGCGTCACGTGTACCATTCCGGAAGGCGAGATCTGCATCTTCATCGGCCCGTCCGGGTGCGGTAAGACCACGCTGATGCGGATGATCAACCGCCTGGTGCCGATCACGTCGGGCAAGATCCTTGTTGGCGGCAAAGATATCTATACCATGGATCCGGTTTCTTTACGGCGTCGTATCGGTTATGTGATTCAGGAGATTGGACTCTTTCCCAACATGACCGTCCGCGACAACATTGCGGTGGTGCCAAAGCTTCTAGGCTGGCCCAAACAGAAAATCGACGATCGAGTGGATGAGTTGCTCAACTTGGTGAATATGCCGCCGGATTTATTTCGGTTTCGCTATCCCCGGGAACTTTCTGGCGGCCAAGCTCAACGCGTGGGAGTTGCCCGGGCCATGGCGGCGGACCCTCCGTATATGTTGATGGACGAACCGTTCGGGGCCATTGACCCCATCAATCGGGCGGTGCTTCAGGACGAGTTTTTAAAGATCCAGGAGAAGCTTAAGAAAACCATTATCTTCGTGACGCACGACATTGACGAAGCCATCAAGATGGGCGATCGGATCTGCCTTCTTCGGGACGGTCGATTGGAACAGTACGGAACACCGGACGAGCTCTTGTCAAACCCCAAGAACGATTTCGTCAAGAACTTTGTGGGCACGGATCGAGCCTTGAAGCGTCTAAATCTGCTCAAGGTGGAAGAGGCTATGCTTCGGGATCCCATCCGTTGCCATGTCAACGACAAGACGACAGATATCCTTCGCTACATGGAACGCGAAAAGCTCAACTATGTGATCATCACCGACGAGAACGACGTGCTTCGAGGATACGTAAGCCGCCGCGACGTGGCCGATTATCAAGGCCCCGTCGAAAAGGTGGTGCGGCCCATGTCCCTGACCGTCCCTCCCAGCTGCAACCTTAAGGACGCCCTGTCAAAGATGCTTCAGAACGATTTGGGCATCCTGTGCGTTGTCGACGAGAAGAAACGTCTTCTTGGCGTGCTTGATCCCAAGACGCTCTTCCAGACGATGGATAACACTTACGACGAAAAGGGCGGCGATGAGGACCGCTTTGCGACGGAGGACCGGTGGCATGAACGAATCGGTTGA
- a CDS encoding ABC transporter permease, whose protein sequence is MPTIQFMIDNASELWQLFVEHAYVVGIALLIAIATGVPLGIAITFNRKAAEYVLYIAGIIMTIPSVALFGLMIPILAVWNLGIGKVPAIIALVLYSQLPIVRNTYAAIKNIDPSIVDAARGMGMTRAQIMWKVQLPLALGVISAGVRVAVVMSIGIAAIAAYIGAGGLGTYIFQGISTTYDEMLFAGAIAVSLMAIVADLVFGRLENALMPKGLRK, encoded by the coding sequence TTGCCAACCATTCAATTCATGATCGATAACGCTTCGGAGTTGTGGCAACTGTTCGTGGAGCACGCCTATGTGGTGGGGATCGCGCTTTTGATCGCCATCGCCACAGGGGTTCCCTTGGGGATAGCCATCACCTTCAACAGGAAGGCCGCGGAATATGTCCTCTATATTGCCGGTATCATTATGACCATCCCGTCGGTAGCATTATTCGGTCTGATGATACCGATCTTGGCCGTTTGGAATCTAGGCATCGGAAAGGTGCCCGCCATTATCGCCCTGGTGCTCTACAGCCAACTGCCCATCGTTCGAAACACCTACGCGGCCATCAAGAACATTGATCCCTCCATCGTGGACGCGGCTCGCGGCATGGGGATGACCCGGGCACAAATCATGTGGAAAGTGCAGTTGCCGTTGGCTTTGGGGGTCATTTCGGCAGGGGTTCGCGTGGCCGTGGTGATGTCCATCGGCATTGCGGCCATTGCCGCCTATATCGGTGCCGGGGGGTTGGGGACTTACATCTTTCAGGGTATTTCCACCACCTACGATGAAATGCTCTTTGCGGGGGCGATCGCGGTGTCCCTGATGGCGATCGTGGCGGATCTGGTTTTCGGCCGCCTGGAAAATGCCCTCATGCCCAAGGGCCTGAGAAAGTAA
- a CDS encoding SIS domain-containing protein, whose protein sequence is MTRILAGMSAIIYRAPDSTGVGVFGNDRESMVAVKSVGDLTALINALVERPLRSNPAEIVLHDLLPCPPESPMPYREFQRRLLAFEALPVDPLSASEEGDRKPPTFRELLQHSIDFLQPGLVGRPGPPPVWPVRGRRGLVALVETLLRDFDLSTTACKILIARSIEREYRRSADQDSPAPLAPLSEILESFDTLFERVIRDRILGGTGALRPPAQMFQYQAHKSLWRLLSRITVELPPDCDQDGVRCLFWFLDAAVMARFRTTPGMDARIQKLIGTHWPSAPWPERLSWKDLYWAEKTLNVYGRAAAAVFAYACEEFSDLIDLKDPGSTAGPEKPKRIEDVFACLATPVIAHGRWALQSPITLENAHPFFDTRKHRAVVLNGQFDGAVEARLLRYLTHLGLPRRSANSAEYLPLLWEHYYDVLSREKVRCETMRRHIEAGLEDLDLRSQSLDYRIFKRIHGKSPQELDEMAFREAVGRMVSSGGQLAVAALSVVAPHRLYVASHDRPLFIMQRPDTGEVMVVSDVNAGLGLFPQWLILERSRELARLNKIRKRQLAPADAESKSVVQDMEAEKKRLDDEEDRIRETFRVRVIPLEGEELVATIDRVVKFGQPDWVVRITDLAGKARPEVEPFDMRLDPIQTRREIHRVFYETHLNEIPDRLEAALKQYLPEPDLAPVFHLHERSLRRRFGRRMEGLRRIVLAGMGSSYNAGHMVRPVFESLIPGIPVDVVRPVEVENVAQFVDHEKDLVCLLSVTGTSADMVHFAKELARHQVSMIGVTEKPYADMALIARKSGGVIPILSGEEVTYSALKSTVSVMFACHLIALWLAHKSGLQSGDRLSAVAKGLVDLPDTLRRVLNNGEIEEFSRRVSERSVGCQAAVVFDDMETSGVGREAAMKLEENSWSASGKALDYRDISTVGLEPDPGTHCVLVYGTRNRRRADVMETMALLHLAGIPFGAVTHEQADIEPFRFYSQGAFVALPSVDDELQPFVDVVFTYRFAYAFGVAHGHRDAGFPRNRAKSVTVARSRPARVPSPASERLALEAYTTVCAPVLLPDEDEESAWERRAATTEEAQTYKELRRLAACICQSDPLSELVTSPEAPCRLLEQLFEDMSEGGEVVLVPLDRAAEAVLRDVAANWNRLSQGVFRVAHGHLQVPSDVEDQVLIVCTTENPDPENLPETLRNVESAALWIGPRGSAGTELPFNPAFGRWHLCAEWDAAAPEVLYVVLNQILITAWKRRWHDAARVLEQTFRLASKVISDVLNASDLRDDIEHCVRENAAFQTALFVGSHGGVGLDWAGRLDRSGRVLATSCVYGESAHGPIVTVDPDPESKFVRLQPRSEMFSLYGAERVRQWEAAYLNGTTVDQFLERADPEKKPKSIGPFFSEGNWYLPVLRKDYDPTKDNLIFLDASDGRDLPKALDELALYGCRYARVVLISQAAFRDFPEMADCFSYPVGHVLWLPPLEGEGLLQAIPGLLLPLAMRIVATAVSACFARVAPVTAVIPQHDTVFQKAFGPLGDLMRSQNIRLRALPHTLVEGLVNLAPLVHRVEGVSWYNVARVENLEELEALAEEGQLCGAERAVVSFRELEAKGYPFFLVRPERENFQGVAATIARETFSETYWGLWYEVYGSSWRCLYQKALVTGEGPYGEPRIELPLLEIGARSGRLYHFYVQYRPWNSAESFEEQIALTVRALGKHATRINQVGSRYEKIVSRFNQAVVADGLLWTDALLILVPRAFALCKPSKDVAWLLTDRTLELLSAIPNQNADERMAALERILARVWECPEVSIEDDQQRWPVLKSTLFRLLERPSPMDG, encoded by the coding sequence TTGACCCGAATCCTGGCCGGCATGTCGGCCATTATTTACCGGGCACCCGACAGTACCGGTGTCGGTGTGTTCGGCAACGACCGCGAATCGATGGTCGCGGTGAAGTCCGTGGGCGATCTTACGGCATTGATAAATGCTTTGGTGGAGCGGCCACTCCGGTCCAATCCGGCTGAAATCGTCCTACATGACCTTTTGCCTTGTCCTCCCGAAAGCCCCATGCCCTATCGCGAATTTCAGCGTCGGCTTCTCGCTTTCGAAGCCCTGCCCGTAGATCCGTTGAGCGCTTCAGAGGAAGGCGATCGAAAACCGCCGACATTTCGAGAACTGTTGCAGCACTCGATAGATTTTTTGCAGCCCGGCCTTGTGGGGCGGCCCGGCCCGCCGCCGGTTTGGCCGGTTCGAGGACGCCGGGGACTTGTGGCCCTGGTTGAGACACTCCTTCGGGACTTTGATCTCTCGACGACAGCATGCAAGATCCTTATTGCGCGGTCGATCGAACGAGAATACCGGCGAAGTGCCGATCAAGATTCACCGGCTCCGTTGGCGCCGCTTTCCGAAATCCTCGAAAGTTTCGACACGCTCTTCGAACGGGTCATCAGGGACCGAATCCTGGGCGGGACAGGGGCTCTTCGACCTCCGGCCCAAATGTTCCAATACCAGGCGCACAAGAGTCTGTGGAGGTTGCTGTCCCGAATCACGGTAGAATTGCCGCCTGACTGCGATCAAGACGGCGTTCGATGCCTTTTTTGGTTTTTGGACGCCGCCGTCATGGCTCGGTTCAGGACAACACCGGGCATGGACGCCAGAATCCAAAAGCTCATTGGGACTCATTGGCCTTCCGCTCCGTGGCCGGAAAGGTTATCATGGAAGGACCTCTATTGGGCGGAGAAGACGTTAAACGTGTACGGGCGGGCGGCCGCGGCCGTTTTTGCCTACGCCTGCGAAGAATTCAGCGATTTAATCGATCTCAAGGACCCGGGATCCACCGCCGGCCCAGAAAAGCCGAAGCGGATAGAAGACGTTTTCGCTTGCCTGGCCACGCCCGTGATCGCTCACGGACGATGGGCCCTGCAATCGCCGATCACCCTGGAGAACGCTCATCCGTTCTTCGATACCCGCAAGCATCGGGCAGTGGTGCTCAACGGTCAATTCGACGGGGCGGTCGAAGCGCGCCTCTTGCGCTATCTCACTCATTTGGGATTGCCCCGTCGCAGTGCCAATTCAGCGGAATATCTGCCGTTGCTTTGGGAACATTACTACGATGTGCTCTCGCGTGAAAAGGTCCGCTGTGAAACCATGCGGCGCCACATAGAGGCGGGACTGGAGGATCTGGATCTGCGGAGCCAGTCACTGGATTACCGCATTTTCAAGCGGATCCATGGCAAGAGTCCGCAAGAATTGGACGAGATGGCCTTTCGCGAGGCGGTGGGCCGGATGGTGTCCTCCGGTGGACAGCTGGCGGTGGCGGCCCTGAGCGTGGTCGCCCCTCATCGGCTCTATGTGGCCAGTCACGATCGTCCGCTTTTCATCATGCAACGGCCCGATACCGGCGAAGTCATGGTCGTGTCCGACGTCAACGCCGGACTGGGTCTTTTCCCCCAGTGGTTGATCCTCGAAAGAAGCCGGGAGTTGGCGCGCCTAAACAAAATTCGCAAAAGACAGCTCGCCCCTGCGGACGCCGAGTCCAAATCGGTTGTCCAAGACATGGAAGCGGAGAAAAAACGCCTGGACGACGAAGAGGATCGGATTCGAGAGACTTTCCGAGTTCGGGTGATTCCTCTGGAAGGCGAGGAACTGGTGGCGACCATTGACCGGGTCGTCAAATTCGGACAGCCGGATTGGGTGGTCCGAATAACGGATCTTGCTGGAAAAGCGCGCCCGGAGGTAGAGCCCTTTGACATGCGGCTGGATCCGATCCAGACTCGCCGTGAAATTCATCGGGTGTTTTATGAAACGCACCTCAACGAAATCCCGGATCGGTTAGAAGCCGCCCTAAAGCAGTATCTTCCCGAGCCCGATCTCGCACCGGTTTTCCACCTTCACGAACGCTCACTTCGCCGCCGGTTCGGCCGGCGAATGGAAGGGCTCCGACGCATTGTGCTGGCCGGCATGGGCAGTTCCTACAACGCCGGACACATGGTGCGACCGGTTTTTGAATCACTGATTCCCGGTATTCCGGTGGATGTTGTGAGACCTGTGGAAGTGGAAAATGTGGCCCAGTTCGTGGACCACGAAAAGGACTTGGTGTGTCTGCTCAGCGTGACGGGGACCAGCGCGGACATGGTGCACTTCGCAAAGGAACTGGCGCGGCACCAAGTGAGCATGATCGGGGTGACGGAAAAACCTTATGCCGACATGGCGCTCATTGCTCGAAAGAGCGGTGGGGTCATCCCCATTCTAAGCGGCGAGGAGGTGACCTACAGCGCCCTCAAAAGCACCGTTTCTGTCATGTTTGCGTGCCATCTGATAGCGCTTTGGCTGGCTCACAAGAGCGGGCTTCAATCCGGCGATCGGCTCTCGGCGGTGGCAAAGGGTTTGGTCGACCTTCCCGATACACTTCGCCGAGTGTTGAACAATGGGGAAATCGAAGAGTTTTCCAGGCGGGTTTCGGAAAGGAGTGTGGGTTGCCAGGCTGCCGTGGTTTTTGATGACATGGAAACGTCGGGGGTCGGGCGCGAAGCGGCGATGAAACTCGAAGAAAACAGCTGGTCGGCTTCCGGAAAGGCTCTGGACTATCGGGACATATCGACGGTGGGCTTGGAACCCGATCCGGGTACCCATTGTGTTTTGGTCTATGGAACCCGCAACCGGCGACGGGCGGATGTGATGGAAACCATGGCCCTTCTTCATTTGGCGGGTATTCCCTTCGGCGCCGTGACACACGAGCAGGCTGACATCGAACCGTTCCGGTTTTACAGTCAAGGAGCGTTCGTGGCGTTGCCTTCCGTGGATGACGAGCTGCAGCCGTTTGTGGATGTCGTCTTCACGTATCGATTCGCCTACGCCTTCGGTGTGGCTCACGGGCACCGGGACGCGGGATTTCCACGGAATCGAGCCAAGTCCGTCACCGTAGCCCGCAGCCGCCCGGCCCGCGTCCCCAGCCCCGCAAGCGAACGATTGGCATTGGAAGCCTACACCACCGTGTGCGCTCCCGTGCTTCTTCCCGACGAAGATGAAGAAAGTGCCTGGGAAAGGCGAGCGGCAACCACCGAAGAAGCTCAGACCTACAAAGAACTTCGCCGTCTCGCCGCGTGCATCTGCCAATCGGACCCGCTTTCGGAACTGGTGACGAGCCCGGAAGCACCTTGTCGGCTGCTCGAGCAGTTGTTCGAAGACATGTCTGAAGGCGGTGAAGTGGTGCTGGTGCCCTTGGATCGGGCGGCCGAAGCGGTTCTTCGGGACGTCGCGGCCAACTGGAATCGGCTGAGCCAGGGAGTGTTTCGCGTGGCCCATGGTCACCTTCAGGTCCCGAGCGACGTGGAGGATCAGGTGCTGATCGTTTGCACCACAGAAAACCCGGATCCTGAAAACCTGCCGGAAACCCTCCGAAACGTGGAATCTGCGGCTCTCTGGATCGGCCCTCGCGGTTCGGCAGGTACCGAGTTGCCGTTCAACCCCGCTTTCGGACGTTGGCATTTGTGCGCCGAATGGGATGCGGCCGCCCCTGAGGTCCTCTACGTGGTGCTGAATCAAATCCTCATCACGGCCTGGAAAAGGCGCTGGCACGATGCCGCACGAGTCCTGGAGCAGACGTTTAGGCTTGCATCCAAAGTCATCTCAGACGTGTTGAACGCGTCCGACCTTCGCGATGACATCGAACACTGTGTACGTGAAAACGCCGCCTTTCAAACGGCCCTTTTTGTGGGGTCCCACGGGGGCGTGGGTTTAGATTGGGCTGGGCGTCTGGATCGATCCGGCCGGGTGCTTGCCACTTCCTGCGTCTACGGCGAAAGCGCCCACGGTCCCATCGTGACGGTGGATCCCGACCCCGAAAGCAAGTTCGTTCGACTGCAGCCCCGTTCGGAGATGTTTTCTCTCTACGGCGCCGAACGGGTAAGGCAGTGGGAGGCGGCGTATCTCAACGGAACCACGGTGGATCAATTCCTTGAACGCGCCGATCCCGAAAAGAAACCGAAGTCGATCGGTCCGTTCTTTTCCGAAGGGAACTGGTATCTGCCCGTCCTGCGAAAAGATTATGATCCGACCAAAGACAACTTGATCTTCCTTGATGCTTCAGACGGAAGGGATTTGCCCAAAGCTCTGGACGAGTTGGCGCTGTATGGTTGCCGTTATGCTCGCGTTGTTTTGATCTCCCAGGCAGCGTTTCGTGATTTCCCGGAGATGGCGGATTGTTTTAGCTATCCGGTTGGTCACGTTCTATGGCTGCCGCCTTTGGAAGGGGAAGGGCTGCTTCAGGCCATTCCCGGACTGTTGCTTCCGTTGGCCATGCGGATCGTGGCCACAGCGGTGAGCGCCTGTTTTGCCAGGGTGGCCCCGGTCACAGCGGTCATTCCACAGCATGATACGGTCTTTCAAAAGGCCTTTGGCCCGCTGGGCGACCTTATGCGGTCCCAGAACATTCGCCTTCGCGCTTTGCCGCATACTTTGGTGGAAGGCCTTGTGAACCTAGCTCCCTTGGTCCATCGTGTTGAAGGAGTCTCCTGGTACAACGTGGCGCGGGTGGAAAACCTCGAGGAACTGGAGGCTTTGGCCGAAGAAGGCCAACTGTGCGGAGCCGAACGCGCGGTGGTTTCCTTCAGGGAATTGGAAGCGAAAGGATATCCCTTTTTTCTCGTTCGCCCGGAACGCGAAAACTTCCAAGGGGTGGCAGCCACCATCGCTCGGGAAACCTTTTCGGAAACGTACTGGGGGCTTTGGTACGAAGTCTACGGAAGCAGCTGGCGTTGCCTTTATCAGAAAGCATTGGTCACCGGTGAAGGTCCATACGGCGAACCCCGAATCGAGCTACCCCTTTTAGAGATCGGAGCACGTTCGGGACGCCTGTATCACTTCTACGTCCAGTACCGGCCTTGGAATTCGGCGGAATCCTTCGAAGAGCAAATAGCCCTGACGGTGAGGGCTTTAGGGAAACACGCCACCCGCATCAACCAGGTGGGCTCACGCTACGAAAAGATTGTCAGCCGCTTCAACCAGGCCGTGGTGGCCGACGGGTTGCTCTGGACCGACGCGCTGTTGATTCTTGTTCCCAGAGCTTTCGCGCTGTGCAAACCAAGCAAGGACGTCGCATGGCTATTGACCGACAGGACCTTGGAACTGCTCTCAGCGATACCGAACCAGAATGCTGATGAGCGCATGGCCGCCCTCGAACGTATCTTGGCAAGGGTATGGGAATGCCCGGAAGTCTCCATAGAAGACGACCAACAACGTTGGCCGGTTTTGAAGTCCACGCTGTTTCGCCTCTTGGAGCGACCGTCGCCGATGGACGGTTGA
- a CDS encoding ABC transporter permease: MNESVEVKEDRLGRLWMAMGLGFAFVAGAWCQQQGFFEFALTHPGDVLRLTKQHIEMVVTAGAIAIGLGVPVGILVTRGFMRRYKEITLNLLGICQTIPSLAIIAIAMGFLGIGVQTAIFGLVIYSIFPIIRNTAAGLADVDPVLLDAGRGMGMTPWQVMVRVEIPNAIYIILAGIRTSLVVMVGTAAVAFLIGGGGLGDLIFTGIALVDPGLMLAGAVPTALLAILTNWLLSKLEKVIVSKGLIKT; encoded by the coding sequence ATGAACGAATCGGTTGAAGTCAAAGAAGACCGTTTGGGGCGTTTATGGATGGCGATGGGCTTAGGGTTCGCGTTTGTGGCGGGAGCCTGGTGCCAGCAGCAAGGTTTCTTTGAATTTGCGCTCACCCACCCCGGAGACGTCTTACGTCTGACCAAGCAACACATCGAGATGGTTGTGACAGCAGGGGCTATCGCCATCGGCCTTGGCGTTCCTGTAGGGATTTTGGTGACCCGAGGGTTCATGCGTCGTTATAAGGAGATTACCCTGAACCTGCTAGGGATCTGCCAGACGATCCCGTCGCTCGCTATCATCGCCATCGCCATGGGATTCTTGGGGATCGGAGTTCAAACGGCTATTTTCGGTCTGGTGATCTATTCGATTTTTCCGATCATTCGGAACACAGCGGCAGGCTTGGCCGATGTGGACCCCGTGTTGCTGGACGCGGGCCGAGGAATGGGCATGACCCCATGGCAGGTGATGGTTCGAGTGGAAATTCCCAATGCCATTTATATTATTCTTGCTGGAATCCGCACATCGCTCGTGGTCATGGTGGGAACCGCCGCGGTGGCGTTTCTCATCGGCGGTGGCGGCTTAGGCGATCTGATCTTCACCGGCATCGCCCTTGTGGACCCGGGCCTCATGCTGGCGGGTGCCGTTCCTACGGCGCTTTTAGCCATCTTAACGAACTGGCTCTTGAGCAAATTGGAAAAAGTCATCGTCAGTAAGGGATTGATCAAAACGTAG